DNA sequence from the Butyricimonas faecalis genome:
CACCTGGTAACCGGTCACCACGACCTCATCCATCTCGCTCACATCCTCTTCCAACACGACACGAAGCTCCGGTTCGCCCTTCCATTTCACTTCCTTTGTCCTCATCCCCACGAACGAGAAAACCAAGATCAAAGAATCCCGTTTAGGAAGCGTTATAACAAAATCCCCTGCAATTCCAGTAGCCACCCCCGTCGTCGTACCCTTCAACACAACTGTTACCCCGGGCAAAGCCGCTCCTCGAGAATCCTTCACGACACCTTTAACCGTCACACGATCCTCTTTTCCATCATTCGCTTCATGTTTCGTAAGTATGATCACGCCATTGTCATACAAACACTTGATCCCTTTACCGGCAAAAACTTCTTCCAACAAATCCATCACTCCTCGATCTTCTACCCGTACATCAAAACGAGGAATTGCCTTCACGTACTCACTCTTGTACATAAAACGAATACCCGTTTGCTCCTTAATCTCCCGAAGAAATTCTTCCACACTACAATTTTTCATGTCCACGCTGACCACTTGATTCTGGGCAATCACATCACCTCGAACCTGAACCAGTAACACGAACATCAGAAAACACATCATTTTCATCACTCTAAAGATTTTTTGAGCCGAGCGTAAATTTCCTTTACATTCTCCACTTTTTTTCATAACTTTGTTTTCATAAATTACTATTAGCCAGAGCCAACTGGCGTTCACTACAAGACGGAAGGATCTGCCAATCTTTCCGTTTTTATTTTATACTCACTACAATCGTTTTATTTTTCACGTTAAAACGTGCTCCCGTGCTTATCTCCAAAAAGTGCAGGAACTCCTCCACCTCGCCATACCGTTTCATGTCGCCGGACAAGCGGATGTCTTTCAAGCTTTCATCGGAATAAACCACGTCACAATCATACCATAAAGCCAACTTATTCATCACATCCTCCAAGCGATCGTCACTAAACACAAAGTCCCCGTTTTTCCAATCAATGTACTTCCTGACATCCACCTCCTTCACCATGATTCCATTCGTCTCCACGTCACAAACAGCCAGCTGGTTCGGGTTTAGCATCACCTGCCGGATACCATTTTCCACCTCCACTCGCCCTTTCACCAACACGGACTCCACCACTTTCTCTTTCCGGGAATTCACGTTGAACTCCGTCCCGACAGCGACCACGTCCACCCCGTTCGCCTCCACGATAAACGGATGGTCGGCATCTGCCTGCACCTTAAAATAAGCCTCTCCTTTCAACTGCACCACCCTCTTCTCTCCCGCGAAACGTACCGGGTAGACTAACTCGCTCTCGGAATTCACCCACACCTCGGAACCGTCTGCCAACACGATCCGGTACTCTCCTCCTCGATTCACCACCAGCTTGTTAT
Encoded proteins:
- a CDS encoding FecR family protein, with translation MNREEWDIRLLEYWQGESLSPEEIRAVENWLGEKVENHRYYEDLQRSFLRQRWVMRERLVSRKGERRFRQVARKRTMLRRAVAVAACVSVFVLAGIGYYWRGEEMKDVQLVENGAIHHGSSKACLYLSTGDMVELGKERKSLQERQSVAINVEQEGMVAYRDSMTTREVGDMVYNKLVVNRGGEYRIVLADGSEVWVNSESELVYPVRFAGEKRVVQLKGEAYFKVQADADHPFIVEANGVDVVAVGTEFNVNSRKEKVVESVLVKGRVEVENGIRQVMLNPNQLAVCDVETNGIMVKEVDVRKYIDWKNGDFVFSDDRLEDVMNKLALWYDCDVVYSDESLKDIRLSGDMKRYGEVEEFLHFLEISTGARFNVKNKTIVVSIK